One genomic window of Aggregatilinea lenta includes the following:
- a CDS encoding sulfurtransferase, with the protein MTDISERHYAHPDVLVSTDWVADHLDDSTIRIIESNEDPLLYTSGHIPGAVEVDWTTDLNDPLRREYLDKAGFERLMSRIGATPDTTLVFYGDKNNWWAAYAFWVFQLFGHTKAKIMDGGRKKWEAENRAMTREKPTYTPTQYQAQERNDAPNRAFRDDVLEHVQDGMPLVDVRSPAEYSGERLHMADYPNEGALRGGHIPGAANIPWGRAVNQDDGTFKSAEDLRALYQGEAHLNPEDDIITYCRIGERSSHTWFVLKYLLGYDRVRNYDGSWTEWGNLVGVPIER; encoded by the coding sequence ATGACTGACATTTCTGAGCGACATTACGCACATCCCGATGTGCTCGTTTCGACGGACTGGGTGGCCGACCACCTTGACGACTCAACTATTCGTATCATCGAATCCAACGAAGATCCACTTCTGTACACGTCCGGCCACATTCCGGGCGCGGTCGAGGTCGATTGGACCACGGACCTGAACGATCCGCTGCGCCGCGAATACCTGGATAAGGCGGGTTTCGAGCGCCTGATGTCGCGCATTGGCGCGACGCCGGACACGACGCTGGTGTTCTACGGCGACAAAAACAACTGGTGGGCGGCCTACGCGTTCTGGGTCTTCCAACTGTTCGGACATACGAAGGCCAAGATCATGGACGGAGGGCGCAAGAAGTGGGAGGCGGAAAACCGCGCGATGACGCGCGAGAAGCCGACCTACACCCCGACGCAGTACCAGGCGCAGGAGCGCAACGATGCGCCGAACCGCGCCTTCCGCGACGACGTGCTCGAGCATGTCCAGGACGGCATGCCGCTGGTGGACGTGCGCAGCCCGGCGGAATACAGCGGCGAGCGCCTGCACATGGCCGATTACCCGAACGAGGGCGCGCTGCGCGGCGGGCACATTCCCGGCGCGGCCAACATCCCGTGGGGCAGGGCGGTTAACCAGGACGATGGGACGTTCAAGTCCGCTGAGGACCTGCGCGCGCTGTACCAGGGCGAGGCCCACCTGAACCCGGAGGACGACATCATCACGTACTGCCGCATTGGGGAGCGCAGCAGCCACACGTGGTTTGTGCTCAAGTACCTGCTTGGGTACGATCGCGTGCGAAACTATGACGGGAGTTGGACCGAATGGGGCAATCTGGTCGGCGTGCCGATCGAACGCTAA
- a CDS encoding PspC domain-containing protein, with protein MNTQKRLYRSRDERMFAGVCGGVAEYLEVDPTIVRLVFVALTLLGGPGLIVYIVLMLIVPERPSMPQKAKHDAVVVPDDMVVSSSIPVPDEDESAAPHYDI; from the coding sequence GTGAACACTCAGAAGCGCCTGTATCGCTCTCGTGATGAACGTATGTTTGCCGGTGTCTGCGGCGGCGTCGCCGAATACCTGGAAGTCGATCCCACCATTGTGCGGCTCGTCTTCGTCGCGCTGACCCTGCTGGGCGGCCCCGGCTTGATCGTGTACATCGTGCTCATGCTGATCGTCCCCGAACGGCCCTCGATGCCGCAGAAGGCTAAGCATGACGCGGTCGTGGTACCCGACGACATGGTAGTATCGTCGAGCATCCCCGTGCCGGACGAGGACGAATCGGCTGCGCCGCATTACGATATCTAA
- a CDS encoding DUF1028 domain-containing protein: MNWHHSQLHSTYSIVARDPETGQFGVAVQTHQMCVGAAVPWLQPGIGAVATQSLTNVSFGPLGLTLLAEGVPAQHVVDALVASDPGASRRQLAVVDREGRAAAWTGSGCIPEAGHRTGAGYSVQANMMTNPTVVDAMAAAYEGADGTLAQRMLAALVAAQAEGGDIRGMQSAALKVVSGDPAKPVWEADYDLRVDEHERPLDELARLVRLRHGVRLDSLGSKLLGESKRGEALAQWATARQEAPELEELPFWQGLELADTLNDISGAVAILRPMLDADPRREHWTDLIRRLQVCGLLDREGVADKLIAALRQQD, from the coding sequence ATGAACTGGCATCACTCACAGCTTCACAGCACGTACAGCATCGTCGCCCGCGACCCTGAAACCGGGCAGTTTGGCGTCGCCGTCCAGACGCACCAGATGTGCGTCGGCGCGGCGGTGCCCTGGCTGCAGCCGGGTATCGGCGCGGTCGCCACGCAGTCGCTGACCAACGTCAGCTTCGGACCGCTCGGTCTTACACTGTTGGCCGAAGGCGTTCCGGCCCAGCACGTCGTGGACGCACTCGTCGCCTCGGATCCCGGCGCATCGCGGCGGCAGCTTGCTGTCGTCGATCGCGAGGGACGCGCCGCCGCCTGGACCGGAAGCGGCTGCATCCCCGAAGCGGGACACCGCACCGGTGCGGGCTACAGTGTGCAGGCCAACATGATGACCAACCCGACCGTGGTCGATGCGATGGCTGCCGCCTATGAAGGCGCGGACGGCACGCTGGCGCAGCGCATGTTGGCCGCGTTGGTCGCGGCACAGGCTGAGGGCGGCGACATTCGCGGCATGCAGTCTGCCGCACTCAAGGTTGTCTCCGGCGATCCCGCCAAACCGGTCTGGGAAGCGGACTACGACCTGCGCGTGGACGAGCACGAGCGCCCGCTGGACGAGCTGGCGCGGCTGGTGCGGCTGCGTCATGGTGTGCGGCTCGACAGCCTGGGATCGAAGCTGCTCGGCGAAAGCAAGCGTGGCGAGGCGCTGGCGCAGTGGGCCACCGCCCGGCAGGAAGCGCCGGAGCTGGAAGAGCTGCCGTTCTGGCAAGGACTGGAACTGGCCGACACGCTGAACGATATCTCCGGTGCGGTCGCCATTTTGCGCCCCATGCTGGACGCCGATCCGCGCCGCGAGCACTGGACGGACCTCATCCGGCGGCTGCAAGTGTGCGGCCTGCTGGATCGCGAGGGCGTGGCGGACAAACTGATCGCCGCGCTGAGACAGCAAGACTAA
- a CDS encoding SufE family protein translates to MAELPEKLTDALADFDFVTDRSERAELLIDYASRFEPVPARIATAPYPEDHRVPFCESEAFVWSEAQPDGALKYYFAVENPQGLSAMAMAVILDETLSGAPPEQVAQVSQDIVLKIFGREVSMGKGQGLMGMVSMVQTEAKKYLAELG, encoded by the coding sequence ATGGCTGAACTTCCAGAAAAATTGACCGACGCACTGGCCGACTTCGACTTCGTGACCGACCGCAGCGAGCGCGCCGAGCTGCTGATAGACTACGCCAGCCGCTTCGAGCCGGTCCCGGCGCGCATCGCCACCGCGCCGTATCCCGAAGATCACCGCGTGCCGTTCTGCGAGTCGGAAGCGTTCGTGTGGTCTGAGGCGCAGCCGGACGGCGCGTTGAAGTACTACTTCGCGGTGGAGAATCCACAGGGACTGTCGGCGATGGCGATGGCCGTTATCCTGGACGAGACGCTCAGCGGCGCGCCGCCGGAGCAAGTCGCGCAGGTGTCGCAGGACATCGTGCTGAAGATCTTCGGGCGCGAGGTGTCGATGGGCAAGGGCCAGGGCCTGATGGGTATGGTCAGCATGGTCCAGACTGAGGCAAAGAAGTACCTGGCCGAACTCGGCTAA
- a CDS encoding lipocalin-like domain-containing protein → MRRLIPIGVLLLTVALLVWGLLSHHRGDSVDAGAVYYPVLDTGIDGFERAITPYDWSFPADYGPHFGFQTEWWYYTGNLATDEGRRFGFQFTIFRRAITPNAPASSSEWRSNQVYMAHLTVTDVETGQFVQSQRLSRAGDALAGATTDPVFRVWLEDWQIAALDQEAQHTQITAATTDAALDLTLEQVKPPALQGDEGLSPKGGEPGNASYYYSLSRLITRGEITVDGTPYAVSGTTWMDHEFSTSALASNAVGWDWFGLQIDDNRELMLGQIRLQDGGTDPAFSGMLILPDGSTRKLDAADFTITPVSTWTSPHTGATYPAAWDISVDTGEAQPLRLSVTPLVDDQELIEGISYWEGAVRIEGDATGYGYAELTGYTGPMQGRF, encoded by the coding sequence ATGCGGCGACTGATTCCGATCGGCGTGCTCCTGCTCACCGTCGCGCTCCTGGTCTGGGGCCTACTCAGCCATCACCGGGGCGACTCCGTGGACGCTGGGGCGGTTTACTACCCCGTGCTCGACACCGGCATCGACGGCTTCGAGCGCGCCATTACGCCCTACGACTGGTCCTTCCCGGCGGATTACGGCCCGCATTTCGGCTTCCAGACGGAATGGTGGTACTACACGGGCAATCTCGCCACCGACGAAGGCCGCCGCTTCGGCTTCCAGTTCACCATTTTCCGCCGCGCCATCACGCCCAACGCGCCCGCGTCCAGCTCCGAATGGCGCTCGAATCAGGTCTACATGGCGCACCTGACCGTGACCGACGTTGAAACCGGGCAGTTCGTCCAGTCACAGCGCCTCAGCCGCGCCGGAGATGCGCTGGCCGGGGCCACAACCGATCCGGTTTTCCGTGTCTGGCTCGAAGACTGGCAGATCGCCGCCCTCGATCAAGAAGCGCAGCACACCCAGATCACCGCCGCCACGACCGATGCCGCGCTCGATCTCACGCTGGAACAGGTCAAGCCGCCCGCTCTGCAAGGCGATGAAGGTCTCAGCCCCAAAGGCGGCGAGCCGGGCAACGCCAGCTACTACTACTCGTTGTCGCGGCTGATCACGCGGGGCGAGATCACTGTGGATGGGACACCTTACGCGGTTAGCGGCACGACATGGATGGATCACGAGTTCAGCACCAGCGCACTGGCCAGCAACGCGGTTGGCTGGGACTGGTTCGGCTTGCAGATCGACGACAATCGCGAGCTGATGCTCGGCCAGATCCGGTTGCAAGACGGTGGCACCGATCCAGCCTTCAGCGGCATGCTGATCCTGCCCGACGGCAGCACGCGAAAACTCGACGCCGCCGACTTCACCATCACGCCCGTGTCCACCTGGACCAGCCCGCACACCGGCGCGACCTACCCCGCCGCGTGGGACATTTCAGTCGATACGGGCGAGGCGCAGCCGCTCCGGTTGTCCGTCACGCCGCTGGTGGATGACCAGGAATTAATCGAGGGCATCAGCTATTGGGAGGGCGCGGTACGTATCGAGGGCGACGCGACGGGCTACGGCTACGCGGAACTGACGGGCTACACCGGCCCCATGCAGGGCCGCTTTTAA
- the cmk gene encoding (d)CMP kinase codes for MVLPKTIAVDGPAGSGKSSISFALAQRLSYLFVDTGAFYRAITLLALEQAIDLDDKARLTALAERARLGLSDHLPDDGRQYTILANGRDITPLLSSSEVDSCVSIVSAVAGVRQALLDLQRTVAARGQVIMAGRDIGTIVVPDADLKLYIDAALDMRAHRRYQQRLTSGESADLDAIRAGLSSRDTIDSGREVAPLLRAPDAIYLDTSELTLDEAVDAAYHIVCEWDRAHDAS; via the coding sequence TTGGTTTTGCCAAAGACCATCGCAGTTGACGGTCCCGCCGGGTCGGGCAAAAGCTCGATTTCATTCGCCCTGGCCCAGCGGCTTAGCTACCTCTTTGTAGATACCGGCGCGTTCTACCGCGCGATCACCCTGCTTGCCCTGGAACAAGCGATCGACCTCGACGACAAGGCTCGCCTCACCGCCCTGGCAGAGCGTGCCCGGCTCGGTTTATCTGACCATCTGCCCGACGACGGTCGCCAGTACACGATTCTCGCCAACGGGCGCGACATCACCCCCCTGCTCAGCTCCTCCGAAGTCGACTCGTGCGTCTCGATCGTGTCCGCCGTCGCAGGCGTACGCCAGGCGCTGCTCGACCTTCAGCGCACGGTGGCCGCGCGGGGCCAGGTGATCATGGCCGGACGCGACATCGGCACGATTGTGGTCCCGGATGCGGATCTCAAGTTGTACATCGACGCAGCGCTGGACATGCGCGCCCACCGGCGCTACCAGCAGCGTTTGACTAGCGGCGAATCTGCCGACCTGGACGCCATCCGCGCGGGCCTCAGCAGCCGCGACACAATTGACAGCGGGCGCGAGGTCGCTCCCCTGCTCCGCGCCCCGGACGCGATTTATCTCGACACGAGCGAGCTTACTCTGGACGAAGCGGTCGATGCCGCCTACCACATCGTGTGCGAGTGGGATCGCGCGCACGACGCATCTTAG
- a CDS encoding SRPBCC family protein — MAKKSQPSGRQLSLAVGAAVAYYLFVRPQILKWNTHPDDAQRPLPGDEVITQPNLQLTQAVEIDAPPNAIWPWLAQMGRDRAGYYWGDWLLNYGIPSLSYVRHDVPAPEAGMPMDGGFHVIEADPNRVLLFGAFSVQRGLATVDTTTLYLLTPRENSGTHILARLREYAFGPLRPAYSLLMEPLYALALHQQLGRLKALSERQAQLNAATPLPA; from the coding sequence GTGGCTAAAAAGTCGCAACCGTCGGGCCGTCAACTCTCACTGGCCGTCGGGGCCGCAGTCGCGTACTACCTTTTCGTTCGCCCCCAGATCCTCAAGTGGAACACGCACCCCGATGACGCGCAGCGTCCCCTGCCCGGCGACGAGGTAATCACCCAGCCCAATTTACAGCTCACCCAGGCGGTCGAGATCGACGCGCCACCGAACGCCATCTGGCCGTGGCTGGCGCAGATGGGGCGGGATCGCGCGGGCTATTACTGGGGCGACTGGCTGCTGAATTATGGCATTCCCAGCCTGAGCTACGTGCGCCACGACGTGCCTGCGCCAGAAGCCGGGATGCCCATGGATGGCGGCTTCCACGTCATTGAGGCGGACCCAAACCGCGTCCTGTTGTTTGGTGCGTTCAGCGTCCAGCGCGGTCTGGCAACGGTGGATACCACCACGCTGTACCTGCTGACGCCCCGTGAGAACAGCGGCACACATATCCTGGCCCGCCTGCGGGAATACGCGTTCGGCCCGCTGCGCCCGGCCTACAGCCTGCTCATGGAGCCGCTCTATGCCCTGGCGCTGCACCAGCAGTTGGGGCGGCTAAAGGCACTGAGCGAACGGCAGGCGCAGCTCAACGCCGCCACGCCACTCCCGGCTTGA
- a CDS encoding PPC domain-containing protein — MQRVGRWNRAVARPALALWLALCLCAVALGSVRADTLRQGDTLSFGEPASGVLGAETFRRVYTFRADAGDQITLGLTRTAGDLDPYLLLMNADGAVIAASDDGGDGVDARIAGWHAPASDLYFVVVTRFGQEHGSTSGSYSLLLTRAEIQTANGTAIALGSTTLGRITSQEPVAFYFLRAERGDVLDLSMRRTSGDLDPHLDLATSDGRIIASNDDDPLAQGTLDAAIHNYTVLDSGTYVVVATRFGQEAGNTQGSYILSAGRAAPDALGVTADRARLIDYGQSMQGDIDETLTGRYYWFEAKRGDVVTIDQETDEGNLDPMVRLLDANFTELAANDNSGTRGLAEILAYTLPDAGRYYILATRSGEAEGETTGTYTLTLDGRLGVIGGHALELPYSGSATGIIDNDHLTEEYVFFGSEGDVITVTMERTENDLDALLTIQDSARKQLIFDDDGAGNQNAQLDRFVLPRDDMYIIVASRYDGAVGTTSGSYLLSLDLVRAGR; from the coding sequence ATGCAGCGCGTAGGACGGTGGAATAGAGCAGTCGCGCGACCGGCGCTGGCCCTCTGGCTGGCGCTGTGTTTGTGTGCCGTCGCGCTGGGCAGTGTCCGCGCGGACACGCTGCGCCAGGGCGATACGCTGTCATTTGGCGAGCCGGCGAGCGGCGTGCTGGGGGCGGAAACGTTCCGTCGCGTGTATACCTTCCGGGCCGATGCAGGCGACCAGATCACACTCGGGTTGACGCGCACGGCGGGGGACCTCGATCCGTATCTACTACTGATGAACGCGGACGGCGCGGTGATCGCGGCGAGCGATGATGGCGGCGACGGCGTAGATGCGCGCATCGCGGGCTGGCATGCGCCCGCGTCCGATCTGTATTTCGTGGTCGTGACACGCTTCGGCCAGGAACACGGCAGCACCAGCGGATCGTATTCGCTGCTGCTAACACGCGCGGAAATCCAGACGGCCAACGGGACCGCGATCGCGTTGGGAAGCACGACGCTGGGCCGGATCACGTCGCAGGAGCCGGTCGCGTTCTACTTCCTACGCGCCGAGCGTGGCGACGTGCTGGATCTGTCGATGCGGCGCACGTCCGGGGATCTCGACCCGCACCTGGATCTGGCGACGTCCGATGGCCGGATCATCGCCTCGAACGACGACGATCCGCTCGCGCAGGGCACGCTGGACGCCGCGATCCACAACTACACCGTGTTGGACAGCGGCACGTACGTGGTGGTCGCCACGCGCTTCGGGCAGGAAGCGGGCAACACACAGGGCAGCTACATTCTGTCGGCGGGCCGCGCCGCGCCGGATGCGCTGGGGGTGACGGCTGACCGCGCCCGGCTGATCGACTACGGACAGTCGATGCAAGGCGACATCGACGAAACGTTGACGGGGCGCTATTACTGGTTCGAGGCCAAGCGCGGCGACGTGGTGACCATCGACCAGGAGACGGATGAAGGTAACCTGGATCCGATGGTGCGGCTGCTGGACGCGAACTTCACCGAGCTGGCGGCCAACGACAACAGCGGAACGCGCGGGCTGGCCGAAATCCTGGCGTATACGCTGCCGGACGCGGGGCGCTACTACATCCTGGCGACGCGCTCCGGCGAAGCCGAGGGCGAGACGACGGGCACGTATACGCTGACACTCGACGGGCGGCTGGGGGTCATCGGCGGGCACGCGCTGGAGTTACCCTATAGCGGGTCTGCGACGGGTATCATCGACAATGACCACCTCACGGAAGAGTACGTGTTTTTCGGGAGTGAAGGCGACGTGATCACGGTCACGATGGAGCGCACGGAGAATGACCTGGATGCCCTGCTGACCATTCAGGACAGCGCGCGCAAGCAGCTCATCTTCGACGACGACGGCGCCGGGAACCAGAACGCGCAGCTCGATCGCTTTGTGCTGCCGCGCGACGATATGTACATCATCGTGGCGTCTCGTTACGACGGGGCAGTGGGCACGACTTCCGGCAGTTACCTGCTGAGCCTGGATCTCGTCCGCGCCGGGCGATGA
- a CDS encoding PPC domain-containing protein — MRIPKLFYSGFVVGMLLVLAVSPALAAPFRQGQDPTPLVYSQTVDGTLSTTQPSAFYAFDGALGDVVTITMVAAEGEIDPFLVLNDSNQNLLATDDNSGGDTTARLTFVIPSPGRYVVQATHSGGVVPDAGGTFTLNLSASANGQPLTGEIPPSPTPDAIPSDSIATEPPPTEALTESPAENTGELPTEQGDSSRLVEMQSGDSVRDALDRQTAFRLYWFEGHAEGSLNVTPEATSSDFQPLLVLYDSSFAELQRGPLASGMAASLPADDIYFLAVSLPDTRNAGGSYGFTFSQSGLFALGRDAQPVDYNQPQEGNIDAAVPVTAYRFQGRAGETVTVSMSRTGGDLDSYLYLLSGEGDSLDEDNNSGGQNGDAQVTYPLPADGDYVVVATRVGQENGTTSGSYVLTITTDQAPAVTQTTTGAPVLPPDYADLPQIGMGEIVEGELDSTAYMDVYVFLGSQGEMITVDMESGNPDDLNGLDPLVVLLDDERIPLSEHDDIVEGEKRDSHLVFTLPRDAYYAIVATRFDQAEGTSEGPYTLTLSSGNVPVETAEPETVEAPVEATLLDSLATTPLEPNVPVQATFDAVATLYSFSGEAGSLVDLAVTADEGLDSVLVLADSDLDEVLSSGNDSLSGVSLPDTGDYLVILAPRFGPVEESAGGYILALTQSTGEALPEAETPSGPDTSVLSYGQTVSGTINDEIVSEVYTFSGSANDPVRITMRATADSALDCYLELQDADGNVVDANDDIDPGVIRDSRINTKLPADGTYTIIASRYVGPDADPTAGDYQLTLEMGAAEDIGSAGAEQTGEIIAMAYGDSVTGEIGDEQYLLFYVFDGTANDVVTITLENLSGNLDSVMFLYQSTDTGWVELTHNDDSPLGGTYESLLRDVTLPATGKYLIAVTRYGMESEHTAGAFTLTLTRQ; from the coding sequence ATGCGGATACCAAAATTGTTTTACAGTGGGTTCGTAGTGGGGATGCTGCTGGTGCTTGCGGTTAGCCCGGCGCTCGCAGCGCCGTTCAGGCAGGGGCAGGACCCCACGCCGCTGGTCTACAGCCAAACCGTCGACGGGACGCTGTCCACAACCCAGCCGAGCGCGTTTTATGCGTTCGACGGCGCGCTGGGCGACGTGGTGACAATTACGATGGTCGCCGCGGAGGGCGAGATCGACCCGTTTCTAGTGCTCAACGACAGCAACCAGAACCTGCTGGCAACCGACGACAACAGCGGCGGCGACACGACGGCGCGCCTGACATTCGTCATCCCCAGTCCGGGCCGGTACGTCGTGCAGGCGACGCACAGTGGCGGCGTCGTGCCGGACGCGGGCGGAACGTTCACGCTTAACTTGAGCGCGTCGGCGAACGGGCAGCCGCTGACCGGTGAGATTCCTCCCAGCCCGACGCCGGATGCCATACCATCCGACTCCATCGCGACCGAACCACCGCCAACGGAGGCCCTGACCGAGTCGCCCGCCGAGAACACGGGCGAGCTGCCGACCGAACAGGGCGACAGCTCGCGGCTGGTCGAGATGCAGTCGGGCGATTCGGTACGAGACGCGCTCGACCGACAGACGGCCTTCCGTCTGTACTGGTTCGAGGGCCACGCGGAAGGCTCGCTTAACGTGACGCCGGAAGCGACGTCGAGCGACTTCCAGCCGCTGCTCGTGCTCTACGACAGCAGTTTTGCCGAGCTGCAGCGCGGGCCGCTGGCAAGCGGCATGGCCGCGTCACTGCCCGCCGATGACATTTATTTCCTGGCCGTTTCCCTGCCGGACACACGCAACGCCGGGGGCAGCTACGGCTTCACGTTCAGCCAGTCGGGCCTGTTCGCGCTGGGACGCGACGCGCAGCCCGTCGACTATAACCAGCCGCAGGAAGGCAACATCGACGCGGCAGTCCCGGTAACGGCGTACCGCTTCCAGGGCCGTGCGGGCGAAACGGTGACGGTTAGCATGTCCCGCACCGGCGGCGACCTCGACAGCTATCTGTATTTGCTGAGCGGCGAAGGCGATTCGCTCGACGAAGACAACAACAGCGGCGGCCAGAACGGCGACGCGCAGGTGACCTACCCGCTGCCCGCCGACGGCGATTACGTCGTGGTGGCGACGCGTGTCGGGCAGGAGAACGGCACGACCAGCGGCAGCTACGTGCTGACGATCACGACCGATCAAGCGCCTGCTGTGACACAAACGACGACCGGCGCGCCCGTACTGCCGCCCGATTACGCCGATCTGCCGCAGATTGGCATGGGTGAGATCGTTGAAGGCGAACTGGACAGCACGGCCTACATGGACGTGTACGTGTTCTTGGGCAGCCAGGGCGAAATGATCACGGTCGATATGGAGAGCGGCAATCCCGACGATCTTAACGGGCTGGACCCGCTCGTCGTGCTGCTGGACGACGAGCGCATTCCGTTGTCCGAGCACGACGACATTGTGGAAGGGGAGAAGCGCGACTCGCATCTGGTGTTCACGCTGCCGCGCGATGCGTACTATGCCATTGTCGCGACACGATTCGATCAGGCGGAAGGTACGTCCGAAGGGCCGTACACGCTGACACTGAGCAGCGGTAACGTGCCAGTCGAAACCGCCGAGCCGGAGACGGTCGAAGCGCCCGTGGAAGCCACGCTGCTCGATTCGCTGGCGACCACGCCGCTGGAGCCGAACGTGCCGGTACAGGCGACGTTCGATGCCGTGGCCACACTGTACTCGTTTAGCGGAGAGGCTGGATCGCTGGTCGATCTGGCGGTGACGGCGGACGAAGGGCTGGATTCGGTCCTGGTTCTGGCGGATTCCGACCTCGACGAGGTGTTGTCGAGCGGGAACGATTCGTTGTCCGGCGTCTCGCTGCCCGACACGGGCGACTATCTGGTGATCCTCGCGCCGCGCTTCGGCCCGGTCGAGGAGAGCGCCGGCGGGTATATCCTGGCGCTGACGCAGTCCACGGGCGAAGCGCTGCCGGAAGCGGAAACGCCATCCGGCCCGGATACGAGCGTGCTGAGCTATGGGCAGACCGTTAGCGGGACTATCAACGACGAGATCGTCAGCGAGGTCTACACCTTCAGTGGGTCGGCCAATGACCCCGTGCGCATCACGATGCGCGCCACGGCAGATTCGGCGCTGGACTGCTACCTGGAGCTTCAGGACGCAGACGGCAACGTGGTGGATGCCAATGACGACATCGATCCCGGCGTGATCCGCGATTCGCGCATCAACACCAAGCTGCCCGCCGACGGGACGTATACCATCATCGCATCCCGCTACGTTGGCCCGGACGCCGATCCGACGGCGGGCGACTACCAGCTGACACTGGAAATGGGCGCGGCGGAAGACATTGGCAGCGCGGGTGCGGAGCAGACGGGCGAGATCATCGCGATGGCCTACGGCGACAGCGTGACCGGCGAAATCGGTGACGAACAGTACCTGCTGTTTTACGTGTTCGACGGCACGGCCAACGACGTGGTGACGATTACGCTCGAAAACCTGAGCGGCAACCTCGACTCGGTGATGTTCCTGTACCAGTCCACAGATACGGGCTGGGTCGAATTGACGCACAACGACGACAGTCCGCTGGGCGGCACGTATGAGTCGCTGCTGCGCGACGTGACGCTGCCTGCCACGGGTAAGTACCTGATCGCGGTGACTCGTTATGGCATGGAAAGCGAGCACACCGCCGGTGCGTTCACGCTAACGCTGACGCGGCAGTGA